A region of Arabidopsis thaliana chromosome 5, partial sequence DNA encodes the following proteins:
- a CDS encoding glycine/proline-rich protein, with product MITCILKISISSFIVLRIFSFLWFSRWFCCGLCGRFWFRCWFCCWFQFWFRCRFYCRFDTGFDVRFAAGFAADLTIGFTIGFDSGFATFLDVGLDDGFATGLDISFAGGFVTGFATDFDVGFDTGFTIGFDTGFDVGLPAVFSIGFDTGFAVGFAISFTVGFDAGFPTGFFVSLDVGFVADFVIGFATGIGVGFEVDFATDFDTCFATGFAVSFDVGFAGGFSIGFAADFANGFTVGFDGGFDASFFVGLDVGFVVGFVTSFAAGLDVGFAIDFATGFDTGFAFGLAFGFDVGFAAGFAVGFATGFTVVFDVGFASDFFVGLDVGFLTGFATDFDIGFVVDFDIGFATGFVVGFDDGSIVGLVVGLPASLDDGLAIDFVVGLDIGFVTGLFVGLVDGLTTDLDVGLVDGLDDGLDDGLDVDLVVVGFVVDGLAVDLDVGLGVGLTVGFVDGLDVGFDDGLDADTVDGLDVGLDDGLDVDLVDGLDIGLDDGLDVGLDDGLDFGLVDGLDVDLDDGLDVDLVDGLDIGLDDGLDVGLDDGLDFGLVDDGLVVGLFDVFVGTGLSWEIPPPGKLPPDASPLGIGSFGVGPPGASPFIASPSGEGPLSEGLLGIRSFGISPLSIRPLGISPLGISPPNIEPSKADASDADPSNAGPLGISPLSIDPPVAGASDEGPLGKLPPDLSPPGKGSSGEGPLVESPPSEGPLGVDPLGAGSLGISPLGKSPLRIRPLGISPFGKIPSNIDPSSALASDGGPPDEPASAEGSPDVGIFGISPPIIDPPVEGASDGDPPEKLSLDISPLGKGPSGVSLLGAGPPGVGPVIASPPGEGPRDAGPLGAGSLGISPLNIRRLGISPSGISPPNIDLPVAGTSIGGPPDEGASDGGPPDVGPFGISPPIIDPPGESESDGDPAGKLPLDISPLSKGPSCVSPLGVGPVIASPPGEGPLDAGPLGAGSLGTSIGGPLDEGASDGGPPDVGPFGISPSIIDPPGEGAFDGDPPGKLPLDISPVGKGPSGVSPPGAGPPGDGPVIASPPGESPLDAGPLGAGSLGISPFGISPPNIDWPVAGTSFGGPPGEGASNGGPLVVGPFDMPVVGASDGDALEKLPLDISLPGKGPSDVGPPGAGLPGAAPPGVDLSNVGASDRGASGEGASDGCPPDVGPFDICLLSIDPPVVGASDGGPPDEGASNGGPPDTDSFGGDPLCASPLGIDPPIVDASDGDPFGAGSPDEDPSNENASGEGASGESPPCSDVSCKGPSSAGASIGCSLDNGASTPSSPDTFLSNVFPSDKSSPDAFSPDVAALVTLPSGKDPFDISPPIVALLDVSPLGKTSSDAYSSGISPGIFEKSFPLVKLQTIEYM from the exons ATGATTACATGCATATTAAAAATATCCATATCATCTTTCATTGTCCTCCGtatcttttcatttctttggtTTAGCCGGTGGTTTTGCTGCGGGCTTTGCGGtcggttttggtttagatgttggttttgttgttggtttcaattttggtttcgTTGCCGGTTTTACTGTCGGTTTGATACCGGTTTTGATGTTCGCTTTGCTGCCGGTTTTGCTGCTGATTTGACCATCGGCTTTACAATCGGTTTTGATAGTGGTTTTGCTACCTTTTTAGATGTTGGTTTAGATGATGGTTTTGCTACCGGTTTAGATATTAGTTTTGCTGGCGGTTTTGTAACTGGCTTTGCTACCGACTTTGATGTTGGCTTTGATACTGGTTTTACCATAGGTTTTGATACTGGTTTTGATGTTGGCTTGCCTGCTGTTTTTTCTATCGGTTTTGATACAGGCTTTGCAGTTGGTTTTGCTATCAGCTTTACAGTCGGTTTTGATGCGGGTTTTCCTACCGGCTTTTTTGTCAGTTTAGATGTTGGTTTTGTTGCCGACTTTGTAATTGGCTTTGCTACCGGCATTggtgttggttttgaagtcgATTTTGCTACTGACTTTGATACTTGTTTTGCCACCGGTTTTGCTGTCAGTTTTGATGTTGGCTTTGCTGGCGGTTTTTCTATCGGTTTTGCTGCTGATTTTGCAAACGGTTTTACAGTCGGTTTTGATGGTGGATTTGATGCAAGTTTTTTCGTCGGTTTAgatgttggttttgttgtcGGTTTTGTAACTAGCTTTGCTGCGGGCTTAGATGTTGGTTTTGCCATCGATTTTGCTACCGGCTTTGATACTGGTTTTGCCTTCGGTTTggcttttggttttgatgttgGCTTCGCTGCCGGTTTTGCTGTCGGTTTTGCTACTGGTTTTACAGTCGTTTTTGATGTTGGCTTTGCTTCTGACTTTTTTGTCGGTTTAGATGTCGGTTTTCTAACTGGCTTTGCTACCGACTTTgatattggttttgttgttgactTTGATATTGGTTTTGCCACTGGTTTTGTTGTCGGTTTTGATGATGGCTCAATTGTTGGCCTTGTTGTTGGTTTACCTGCTTCTTTGGATGATGGTTTAgctattgattttgttgttggtttaGATATCGGTTTTGTTACAGGTTTATTCGTTGGTTTAGTTGATGGTTTAACTACCGATTTAGATGTTGGTTTAGTTGATGGTTTAGATGACGGTTTAGATGATGGTTTAGATGTCGATTTAGTTGTTGTTGGCTTTGTTGTTG ATGGGTTGGCTGTTGATTTAGATGTCGGTTTAGGTGTTGGTTTAActgttggttttgttgatgGTTTAGATGTTGGTTTCGATGATGGTTTAGATGCTGATACAGTTGATGGTTTAGATGTCGGTTTAGATGATGGTTTAGACGTCGATTTAGTTGATGGTTTAGATATCGGTTTAGATGATGGTTTAGATGTCGGTTTAGATGATGGTTTAGATTTCGGTTTAGTTGATGGTTTAGATGTCGATTTAGATGATGGTTTAGACGTTGATTTAGTTGATGGTTTAGATATCGGTTTAGATGATGGTTTAGATGTCGGTTTAGATGATGGTTTAGATTTCGGTTTAGTTGATGATGGATTAGTTGTAggtttatttgatgttttcgTAGGCACTGGTTTATCTTGGGAAATACCTCCACCCGGAAAACTTCCACCTGATGCATCTCCACTAGGTATAGGTTCATTTGGTGTAGGTCCACCCGGTGCAAGTCCATTCATTGCATCTCCATCCGGTGAAGGCCCACTTAGTGAAGGCCTGCTCGGTATACGTAGTTTTGGTATAAGTCCTCTAAGTATACGTCCTCTCGGTATTAGTCCTCTCGGTATAAGTCCACCCAATATTGAACCATCCAAGGCAGATGCATCTGATGCTGATCCATCTAATGCAGGCCCACTCGGTATAAGTCCACTAAGTATTGATCCACCTGTTGCTGGTGCATCCGATGAAGGTCCACTTGGAAAACTACCACCTGATTTATCTCCACCAGGTAAAGGTTCATCTGGTGAAGGTCCACTCGTTGAATCTCCACCAAGTGAAGGTCCACTTGGTGTGGACCCACTTGGTGCAGGCAGTCTTGGTATAAGTCCTCTTGGAAAAAGTCCTCTTCGTATACGTCCTCTCGGTATAAGTCCTTTCGGTAAAATTCCATCCAATATCGATCCATCAAGTGCACTTGCATCTGATGGAGGTCCACCTGATGAACCTGCATCTGCTGAAGGTTCACCCGATGTAGGCATATTTGGTATAAGTCCACCAATCATAGATCCACCTGTTGAAGGTGCATCCGATGGAGATCCACCCGAAAAACTTTCACTTGATATATCTCCACTAGGTAAAGGTCCATCTGGTGTAAGTCTACTCGGTGCTGGTCCACCCGGTGTTGGTCCAGTCATTGCATCTCCACCTGGTGAAGGTCCACGCGATGCAGGCCCACTTGGTGCAGGAAGTCTCGGTATAAGTCCTCTCAATATTCGTCGTCTCGGTATAAGTCCTTCTGGTATAAGTCCACCCAATATCGATTTGCCTGTTGCAGGTACATCTATTGGAGGTCCACCTGATGAAGGTGCATCTGATGGAGGTCCACCCGATGTAGGCCCATTTGGTATAAGTCCACCAATCATAGATCCACCTGGTGAAAGTGAATCCGATGGAGATCCAGCAGGAAAACTTCCACTTGATATATCTCCACTAAGTAAAGGTCCATCTTGTGTAAGTCCACTCGGTGTTGGTCCAGTCATTGCATCTCCACCTGGTGAAGGTCCACTCGATGCAGGCCCACTTGGTGCAGGAAGTCTCG GTACATCTATTGGAGGTCCACTTGATGAAGGTGCATCTGATGGAGGTCCACCCGATGTAGGCCCATTTGGTATAAGTCCATCAATCATAGATCCACCTGGTGAAGGTGCATTCGATGGAGATCCACCTGGAAAACTTCCACTTGATATATCTCCAGTAGGTAAAGGTCCATCTGGTGTAAGTCCACCCGGTGCTGGTCCACCCGGTGATGGTCCAGTCATTGCATCTCCACCTGGTGAAAGTCCACTCGATGCAGGCCCACTTGGTGCAGGAAGTCTCGGTATAAGTCCTTTTGGTATAAGTCCACCCAATATCGATTGGCCCGTTGCAGGTACATCTTTTGGAGGTCCACCTGGTGAAGGTGCATCTAATGGGGGTCCACTCGTTGTAGGCCCATTCGATATGCCCGTTGTAGGTGCATCTGATGGAGATGCACTCGAAAAACTTCCACTTGATATATCTCTACCAGGTAAAGGTCCATCTGATGTAGGTCCACCCGGTGCTGGTCTACCCGGTGCTGCTCCACCTGGTGTTGATCTATCCAATGTAGGTGCATCTGATAGAGGTGCATCAGGTGAAGGTGCATCTGATGGATGTCCACCCGATGTAGGTCCATTCGACATATGTCTACTAAGCATAGATCCACCTGTTGTAGGTGCATCTGATGGAGGTCCACCAGATGAAGGTGCATCCAATGGAGGTCCACCCGATACAGATTCATTTGGTGGAGATCCACTTTGTGCAAGCCCACTCGGTATAGATCCACCTATTGTAGATGCATCTGATGGTGATCCATTTGGTGCAGGTTCACCTGATGAAGATCCATCTAACGAAAATGCATCCGGTGAAGGTGCATCTGGTGAAAGTCCACCTTGTTCAGATGTATCTTGCAAAGGTCCATCCAGTGCAGGTGCATCCATTGGATGTTCACTCGATAATGGTGCATCTACTCCAAGTTCTCCCGATACATTTCTTTCAAATGTATTTCCATCCGATAAATCTTCACCGGATGCATTCTCACCCGATGTAGCTGCACTAGTTACATTACCATCTGGTAAAGATCCATTTGATATATCTCCACCCATTGTAGCTCTACTCGATGTATCCCCCCTTGGTAAAACTTCATCCGATGCATATTCATCCGGTATCAGTCCAGGAATTTTCGAAAAGTCTTTCCCTTTAGTAAAACTACAGACAATTGAATACATGTAG
- the GRP20 gene encoding glycine-rich protein 20 (glycine-rich protein 20 (GRP20); FUNCTIONS IN: lipid binding, nutrient reservoir activity; INVOLVED IN: lipid storage, sexual reproduction; LOCATED IN: monolayer-surrounded lipid storage body, integral to membrane, membrane; EXPRESSED IN: petal, leaf whorl, sepal, flower; EXPRESSED DURING: 4 anthesis, petal differentiation and expansion stage; CONTAINS InterPro DOMAIN/s: Oleosin (InterPro:IPR000136); BEST Arabidopsis thaliana protein match is: Oleosin family protein (TAIR:AT5G07571.1); Has 1807 Blast hits to 1807 proteins in 277 species: Archae - 0; Bacteria - 0; Metazoa - 736; Fungi - 347; Plants - 385; Viruses - 0; Other Eukaryotes - 339 (source: NCBI BLink).) yields the protein MAPFPLSLIFGKKKRRRDDEIRRQKPTLKGVMTAFFATEAAICLLLLAGISLTGTAVALFASMPLFLVFSPVLVPAGIATTILASGLMAGGTSGVSGLTILMWLYKKYTGRDFPIKIPGAAAAGGAAPAAPAAPAPAAPAAKPAAKPAAKPGA from the exons ATGGCGCCCTTTCCactctctttgatttttggaaagaaaaaacgtCGTCGCGACGACGAGATACGAAGACAAAAGCCGACGCTCAAGGGTGTTATGACGGCTTTTTTTGCCACTGAAGCTGCAATATGCCTCTTGTTGCTGGCCGGTATATCTCTAACCGGCACAGCCGTGGCACTATTCGCGTCCATGCCGCTATTCCTCGTTTTTAGCCCCGTTCTTGTACCCGCGGGTATTGCCACCACTATTCTTGCTTCAGGTTTAATGGCCGGAGGCACCTCTGGTGTGTCGGGTCTCACCATCTTAATGTGGCTCTACAA gaAATATACGGGTAGAGACTTTCCAATTAAAATTCCAGGTGCTGCCGCAGCAGGTGGAGCTGCCCCAGCCGCTCCCGCTGCCCCTGCCCCTGCTGCACCTGCCGCTAAACCAGCAGCTAAACCAGCAGCTAAACCGGGCGCGTGA
- a CDS encoding glycine/proline-rich protein: MITCILKISISSFIVLRIFSFLWFSRWFCCGLCGRFWFRCWFCCWFQFWFRCRFYCRFDTGFDVRFAAGFAADLTIGFTIGFDSGFATFLDVGLDDGFATGLDISFAGGFVTGFATDFDVGFDTGFTIGFDTGFDVGLPAVFSIGFDTGFAVGFAISFTVGFDAGFPTGFFVSLDVGFVADFVIGFATGIGVGFEVDFATDFDTCFATGFAVSFDVGFAGGFSIGFAADFANGFTVGFDGGFDASFFVGLDVGFVVGFVTSFAAGLDVGFAIDFATGFDTGFAFGLAFGFDVGFAAGFAVGFATGFTVVFDVGFASDFFVGLDVGFLTGFATDFDIGFVVDFDIGFATGFVVGFDDGSIVGLVVGLPASLDDGLAIDFVVGLDIGFVTGLFVGLVDGLTTDLDVGLVDGLDDGLDDGLDVDLVVVGFVVDGLAVDLDVGLGVGLTVGFVDGLDVGFDDGLDADTVDGLDVGLDDGLDVDLVDGLDIGLDDGLDVGLDDGLDFGLVDGLDVDLDDGLDVDLVDGLDIGLDDGLDVGLDDGLDFGLVDDGLVVGLFDVFVGTGLSWEIPPPGKLPPDASPLGIGSFGVGPPGASPFIASPSGEGPLSEGLLGIRSFGISPLSIRPLGISPLGISPPNIEPSKADASDADPSNAGPLGISPLSIDPPVAGASDEGPLGKLPPDLSPPGKGSSGEGPLVESPPSEGPLGVDPLGAGSLGISPLGKSPLRIRPLGISPFGKIPSNIDPSSALASDGGPPDEPASAEGSPDVGIFGISPPIIDPPVEGASDGDPPEKLSLDISPLGKGPSGVSLLGAGPPGVGPVIASPPGEGPRDAGPLGAGSLGISPLNIRRLGISPSGISPPNIDLPVAGTSIGGPPDEGASDGGPPDVGPFGISPPIIDPPGEDASDGDPPGKFPLDISPLGKCPSGVSPLGVGPPGVGPVIASPPGEGPLDAGPLGAGSLGISPLNIRRLGISPFGISPPNIDLPVAGTSIGGPLDEGASDGGPPDVGPFGISPSIIDPPGEGAFDGDPPGKLPLDISPVGKGPSGVSPPGAGPPGDGPVIASPPGESPLDAGPLGAGSLGISPFGISPPNIDWPVAGTSFGGPPGEGASNGGPLVVGPFDMPVVGASDGDALEKLPLDISLPGKGPSDVGPPGAGLPGAAPPGVDLSNVGASDRGASGEGASDGCPPDVGPFDICLLSIDPPVVGASDGGPPDEGASNGGPPDTDSFGGDPLCASPLGIDPPIVDASDGDPFGAGSPDEDPSNENASGEGASGESPPCSDVSCKGPSSAGASIGCSLDNGASTPSSPDTFLSNVFPSDKSSPDAFSPDVAALVTLPSGKDPFDISPPIVALLDVSPLGKTSSDAYSSGISPGIFEKSFPLVKLQTIEYM; this comes from the exons ATGATTACATGCATATTAAAAATATCCATATCATCTTTCATTGTCCTCCGtatcttttcatttctttggtTTAGCCGGTGGTTTTGCTGCGGGCTTTGCGGtcggttttggtttagatgttggttttgttgttggtttcaattttggtttcgTTGCCGGTTTTACTGTCGGTTTGATACCGGTTTTGATGTTCGCTTTGCTGCCGGTTTTGCTGCTGATTTGACCATCGGCTTTACAATCGGTTTTGATAGTGGTTTTGCTACCTTTTTAGATGTTGGTTTAGATGATGGTTTTGCTACCGGTTTAGATATTAGTTTTGCTGGCGGTTTTGTAACTGGCTTTGCTACCGACTTTGATGTTGGCTTTGATACTGGTTTTACCATAGGTTTTGATACTGGTTTTGATGTTGGCTTGCCTGCTGTTTTTTCTATCGGTTTTGATACAGGCTTTGCAGTTGGTTTTGCTATCAGCTTTACAGTCGGTTTTGATGCGGGTTTTCCTACCGGCTTTTTTGTCAGTTTAGATGTTGGTTTTGTTGCCGACTTTGTAATTGGCTTTGCTACCGGCATTggtgttggttttgaagtcgATTTTGCTACTGACTTTGATACTTGTTTTGCCACCGGTTTTGCTGTCAGTTTTGATGTTGGCTTTGCTGGCGGTTTTTCTATCGGTTTTGCTGCTGATTTTGCAAACGGTTTTACAGTCGGTTTTGATGGTGGATTTGATGCAAGTTTTTTCGTCGGTTTAgatgttggttttgttgtcGGTTTTGTAACTAGCTTTGCTGCGGGCTTAGATGTTGGTTTTGCCATCGATTTTGCTACCGGCTTTGATACTGGTTTTGCCTTCGGTTTggcttttggttttgatgttgGCTTCGCTGCCGGTTTTGCTGTCGGTTTTGCTACTGGTTTTACAGTCGTTTTTGATGTTGGCTTTGCTTCTGACTTTTTTGTCGGTTTAGATGTCGGTTTTCTAACTGGCTTTGCTACCGACTTTgatattggttttgttgttgactTTGATATTGGTTTTGCCACTGGTTTTGTTGTCGGTTTTGATGATGGCTCAATTGTTGGCCTTGTTGTTGGTTTACCTGCTTCTTTGGATGATGGTTTAgctattgattttgttgttggtttaGATATCGGTTTTGTTACAGGTTTATTCGTTGGTTTAGTTGATGGTTTAACTACCGATTTAGATGTTGGTTTAGTTGATGGTTTAGATGACGGTTTAGATGATGGTTTAGATGTCGATTTAGTTGTTGTTGGCTTTGTTGTTG ATGGGTTGGCTGTTGATTTAGATGTCGGTTTAGGTGTTGGTTTAActgttggttttgttgatgGTTTAGATGTTGGTTTCGATGATGGTTTAGATGCTGATACAGTTGATGGTTTAGATGTCGGTTTAGATGATGGTTTAGACGTCGATTTAGTTGATGGTTTAGATATCGGTTTAGATGATGGTTTAGATGTCGGTTTAGATGATGGTTTAGATTTCGGTTTAGTTGATGGTTTAGATGTCGATTTAGATGATGGTTTAGACGTTGATTTAGTTGATGGTTTAGATATCGGTTTAGATGATGGTTTAGATGTCGGTTTAGATGATGGTTTAGATTTCGGTTTAGTTGATGATGGATTAGTTGTAggtttatttgatgttttcgTAGGCACTGGTTTATCTTGGGAAATACCTCCACCCGGAAAACTTCCACCTGATGCATCTCCACTAGGTATAGGTTCATTTGGTGTAGGTCCACCCGGTGCAAGTCCATTCATTGCATCTCCATCCGGTGAAGGCCCACTTAGTGAAGGCCTGCTCGGTATACGTAGTTTTGGTATAAGTCCTCTAAGTATACGTCCTCTCGGTATTAGTCCTCTCGGTATAAGTCCACCCAATATTGAACCATCCAAGGCAGATGCATCTGATGCTGATCCATCTAATGCAGGCCCACTCGGTATAAGTCCACTAAGTATTGATCCACCTGTTGCTGGTGCATCCGATGAAGGTCCACTTGGAAAACTACCACCTGATTTATCTCCACCAGGTAAAGGTTCATCTGGTGAAGGTCCACTCGTTGAATCTCCACCAAGTGAAGGTCCACTTGGTGTGGACCCACTTGGTGCAGGCAGTCTTGGTATAAGTCCTCTTGGAAAAAGTCCTCTTCGTATACGTCCTCTCGGTATAAGTCCTTTCGGTAAAATTCCATCCAATATCGATCCATCAAGTGCACTTGCATCTGATGGAGGTCCACCTGATGAACCTGCATCTGCTGAAGGTTCACCCGATGTAGGCATATTTGGTATAAGTCCACCAATCATAGATCCACCTGTTGAAGGTGCATCCGATGGAGATCCACCCGAAAAACTTTCACTTGATATATCTCCACTAGGTAAAGGTCCATCTGGTGTAAGTCTACTCGGTGCTGGTCCACCCGGTGTTGGTCCAGTCATTGCATCTCCACCTGGTGAAGGTCCACGCGATGCAGGCCCACTTGGTGCAGGAAGTCTCGGTATAAGTCCTCTCAATATTCGTCGTCTCGGTATAAGTCCTTCTGGTATAAGTCCACCCAATATCGATTTGCCTGTTGCAG GTACATCTATTGGAGGTCCACCTGATGAAGGTGCATCTGATGGAGGTCCACCCGATGTAGGCCCATTTGGTATAAGTCCACCAATCATAGATCCACCTGGTGAAGATGCATCCGATGGAGATCCACCCGGAAAATTTCCACTTGATATATCTCCACTAGGTAAATGTCCATCTGGTGTAAGTCCACTCGGTGTTGGTCCTCCCGGTGTTGGTCCAGTCATTGCATCTCCACCTGGTGAAGGTCCACTTGATGCAGGCCCACTTGGTGCAGGAAGTCTCGGTATAAGTCCTCTCAATATTCGTCGTCTCGGTATAAGTCCTTTTGGTATAAGTCCACCCAATATCGATTTGCCCGTTGCAGGTACATCTATTGGAGGTCCACTTGATGAAGGTGCATCTGATGGAGGTCCACCCGATGTAGGCCCATTTGGTATAAGTCCATCAATCATAGATCCACCTGGTGAAGGTGCATTCGATGGAGATCCACCTGGAAAACTTCCACTTGATATATCTCCAGTAGGTAAAGGTCCATCTGGTGTAAGTCCACCCGGTGCTGGTCCACCCGGTGATGGTCCAGTCATTGCATCTCCACCTGGTGAAAGTCCACTCGATGCAGGCCCACTTGGTGCAGGAAGTCTCGGTATAAGTCCTTTTGGTATAAGTCCACCCAATATCGATTGGCCCGTTGCAGGTACATCTTTTGGAGGTCCACCTGGTGAAGGTGCATCTAATGGGGGTCCACTCGTTGTAGGCCCATTCGATATGCCCGTTGTAGGTGCATCTGATGGAGATGCACTCGAAAAACTTCCACTTGATATATCTCTACCAGGTAAAGGTCCATCTGATGTAGGTCCACCCGGTGCTGGTCTACCCGGTGCTGCTCCACCTGGTGTTGATCTATCCAATGTAGGTGCATCTGATAGAGGTGCATCAGGTGAAGGTGCATCTGATGGATGTCCACCCGATGTAGGTCCATTCGACATATGTCTACTAAGCATAGATCCACCTGTTGTAGGTGCATCTGATGGAGGTCCACCAGATGAAGGTGCATCCAATGGAGGTCCACCCGATACAGATTCATTTGGTGGAGATCCACTTTGTGCAAGCCCACTCGGTATAGATCCACCTATTGTAGATGCATCTGATGGTGATCCATTTGGTGCAGGTTCACCTGATGAAGATCCATCTAACGAAAATGCATCCGGTGAAGGTGCATCTGGTGAAAGTCCACCTTGTTCAGATGTATCTTGCAAAGGTCCATCCAGTGCAGGTGCATCCATTGGATGTTCACTCGATAATGGTGCATCTACTCCAAGTTCTCCCGATACATTTCTTTCAAATGTATTTCCATCCGATAAATCTTCACCGGATGCATTCTCACCCGATGTAGCTGCACTAGTTACATTACCATCTGGTAAAGATCCATTTGATATATCTCCACCCATTGTAGCTCTACTCGATGTATCCCCCCTTGGTAAAACTTCATCCGATGCATATTCATCCGGTATCAGTCCAGGAATTTTCGAAAAGTCTTTCCCTTTAGTAAAACTACAGACAATTGAATACATGTAG
- the GRP19 gene encoding glycine-rich protein 19 (glycine-rich protein 19 (GRP19); CONTAINS InterPro DOMAIN/s: Oleosin (InterPro:IPR000136); BEST Arabidopsis thaliana protein match is: glycine rich protein 17 (TAIR:AT5G07530.2); Has 1807 Blast hits to 1807 proteins in 277 species: Archae - 0; Bacteria - 0; Metazoa - 736; Fungi - 347; Plants - 385; Viruses - 0; Other Eukaryotes - 339 (source: NCBI BLink).), translating to MFEIIQAVFSAGVALALLTFAGITLGGSVVACIISTPLFVIFSPVLVPATIATTLLASGFTASGSFGATAFTILSWLYKKRTGRDLPKIPGLTPPAPASNPAGSGV from the exons ATGTTTGAGATTATTCAGGCGGTCTTCTCCGCCGGGGTTGCACTAGCTCTTTTGACATTCGCCGGTATAACCCTCGGCGGCTCAGTGGTCGCATGTATCATAAGCACACCactttttgtcattttcagtCCCGTTCTCGTGCCAGCGACTATAGCCACTACATTGCTAGCTTCAGGTTTCACAGCCTCCGGTTCCTTTGGTGCCACGGCTTTCACCATCCTTTCGTGGCTCTACAA GAAACGTACAGGGAGGGACCTACCAAAAATTCCAGGATTGACGCCACCGGCTCCGGCGTCTAACCCAGCAGGTTCCGGCGTCTAA
- the GRP19 gene encoding glycine-rich protein 19 (glycine-rich protein 19 (GRP19); CONTAINS InterPro DOMAIN/s: Oleosin (InterPro:IPR000136); BEST Arabidopsis thaliana protein match is: glycine-rich protein 20 (TAIR:AT5G07560.1); Has 30201 Blast hits to 17322 proteins in 780 species: Archae - 12; Bacteria - 1396; Metazoa - 17338; Fungi - 3422; Plants - 5037; Viruses - 0; Other Eukaryotes - 2996 (source: NCBI BLink).) translates to MFEIIQAVFSAGVALALLTFAGITLGGSVVACIISTPLFVIFSPVLVPATIATTLLASGNVQGGTYQKFQD, encoded by the exons ATGTTTGAGATTATTCAGGCGGTCTTCTCCGCCGGGGTTGCACTAGCTCTTTTGACATTCGCCGGTATAACCCTCGGCGGCTCAGTGGTCGCATGTATCATAAGCACACCactttttgtcattttcagtCCCGTTCTCGTGCCAGCGACTATAGCCACTACATTGCTAGCTTCAG GAAACGTACAGGGAGGGACCTACCAAAAATTCCAGGATTGA
- the GRP19 gene encoding glycine-rich protein 19 (glycine-rich protein 19 (GRP19); CONTAINS InterPro DOMAIN/s: Oleosin (InterPro:IPR000136); BEST Arabidopsis thaliana protein match is: glycine rich protein 17 (TAIR:AT5G07530.2); Has 497 Blast hits to 497 proteins in 51 species: Archae - 0; Bacteria - 0; Metazoa - 0; Fungi - 0; Plants - 497; Viruses - 0; Other Eukaryotes - 0 (source: NCBI BLink).), which translates to MFEIIQAVFSAGVALALLTFAGITLGGSVVACIISTPLFVIFSPVLVPATIATTLLASGFTASGSFGATAFTILSWLYKEGPTKNSRIDATGSGV; encoded by the exons ATGTTTGAGATTATTCAGGCGGTCTTCTCCGCCGGGGTTGCACTAGCTCTTTTGACATTCGCCGGTATAACCCTCGGCGGCTCAGTGGTCGCATGTATCATAAGCACACCactttttgtcattttcagtCCCGTTCTCGTGCCAGCGACTATAGCCACTACATTGCTAGCTTCAGGTTTCACAGCCTCCGGTTCCTTTGGTGCCACGGCTTTCACCATCCTTTCGTGGCTCTACAA GGAGGGACCTACCAAAAATTCCAGGATTGACGCCACCGGCTCCGGCGTCTAA